The genomic window TTACACAGGAAGCATCACGGATGTAATTTGACGCAGCGCATGCTCCTCTTCCGGCCTCTTTTCCCTTAGCCACTGGACGAAAATGGTAAGCTGCAACGCTGGCGGAAAGAAATCTCTTAACATCTGTTGAACGAACGGTTTATCTGTCATCTTCTGTTGATATTTGGACGTCGGTTAAGCATCGTTACCGTTTGGATGAAGTATTTTTGTAGATGAAGTTTAATTTTAGTGTATTTACCGCTGTTTGTCTGACACCCATCCAGAATTCATTTCCTCTCCGTAGCATTGACAACAGAATGTGCTTCATTGAAACGGGGGAAATACGGTGTTTTACCGCTGGATAACGTTAACATTACTCTGGATATCGTCGGTTAAACCCGTTAACGGGCCACGGTTAAATTGGAGACTATATTCGTCTAGTTGAGGTGAAATGGCTAAGTAGCGTTAGCTTCTCTGTAGCCGGCTAGCTTCTCCGTGTAGCACTGACTGTGCCTcctttcagtaaatgttcacaTTGCCAATACGTTACTGTGGTAAACTGACACAGAAACACGCCTTTCTTTACCGAGGACAGGATATTAGTCTGTAGCTTTGTATTTAGGTACATTTAAGTATGTTAGTGTTGTATCCCTGACAGCCAACATCTAAGTTAATGGTGCCACTGGAGGCttcaaacaactttattaatcccactAGGGGTAACTTGTTTGGAGCAGCATGTTGTACGCaaaaacactgtaacacacaaacacaaattaaaaagaaCACCAGCCAATGTGGAATAAAATCTACAAATATtgataaataaacttgatgaacacaaaaagatcagataaaacattcactaacaataataatggtaaaaaaagaaatctacaGAGCAATTAGTCATATTGTTGAGGGAATGATTTAGAAGAGTGCTTAGTTTTACGAgtgaataaaacataatgaaGCCCTGATGGCAACAGAGAATGTTTACTTACGAGAACATGTCCAGAAGAAGCCAAAATACTTGCTGCTTTCTGGAGAATTTGTTGGTTGCAAAAGGAATTCAGATCTTAGAATAGATTTTAATGCTGTTCAAGCTGTTCATGTCTTTTATTGTTAGGCtgtgagagcagcagatgagtcTTGTCCGTGATGTCTTTAAACACAAATGTCTGAACAAATGACTTTCTGTGATTCAATCTTCTGTGCTGAGACAAGACTGACAAGAAGTTAAAACTCTAATCAAGTCTTTGGCGAGTTGTTCCTGATCTCTGATCTTTCTTTAACTTCTCAAGACGAAGGGGACATCATCTTTCGGTAAACGCCGGAACAAGACGCACACCCTGTGCCGTCGTTGTGGGTCCAAGGCCTACCACCTGCAGAAGTCCACCTGCGGCAAGTGTGGCTACCCCGAGAAGCGCAAGAGAAAGTGTAAGTCACTGAAAGACATGTCTTGTCCATAACtattcaaaacatttcatgtgAGTGTGTTGTTGGCCCTAAAATTGGCAGGTAAACATGCGTTGGTACTGGTTTAGTATAGGTTGACTTCTCTGACACTTCAAACACAAGGATGTTGTCACAGAGTATGTTTCGTTACCACAGTGTAGTGATAGTATGAATTTTAAATGATGGCTGAGAAGAATCAAAGACCAGgacaaagaaacatttcagcTATTTTACAAAAGCAGGGCAGCAACTAACGCTTACTTCCACTATTGATTGATTTGCAGATTTTctttattaactgttaatatCAGAAAACTGAAAGATGCCCATCACAATATCCTGGACGCCAATGTGACACcactctgttttgtttttgtccgaccaacagtcccaaaacccaaagactaAATTTACTAAATGTAAGACTGAGAAACAACATCAAGTTTTCACAGCTGAGAAGCTGGGACCATCTAATGTTTCTTGCTCCAGTCTATTGGACACATTACCTGGTCTTAAATTAATATGAAAGAAACTGAATGGCCAGACTGCCCCGATACTTAcagatgtttgattttgttttgtagaCAACTGGAGCGCTAAGGCCAAGAGGAGGAACACCACTGGCACCGGCCGTCTGAGACACCTGAAGGTCGTCTACCGCAGATTCAGGTaagatttttaaatgtgaacaCGGTAGATAACTACGACTGGTTGTTATTTCTGCAGAGCAAAACTCTTGAGTGGTCTGTATCAGATTAGTGTTAACAGGCTCTTAGTGGCAGAAAGGGTCAAATTAGATTATACGCCTTCACCGCTGGAAGAAAGACTGATAAATGTCATCTTGATGCTAAGACTTTGAACTAATTACATGTTTAACTCATTTTAAATGGCCTCCTAAAATTATAATCAACATGACCATCACTTTCTAAGTCAACCTGCTTATTGTGAATAATAATTTAACTTGAACTACAAACATTAGATGCGCTTCTGAGTTGTTGACTCATTCCTGGCAGGTCATTTAAGCAAGATTCCTGCATTGGTTATATTGTCAAATGATGTGAGATAATCATTGGAGTTTGTGTTGTTGACATTGCATCATGAAAATTGTGTTTGAGGGACATACATGGTGCATCCGAACAAACGTAAATATAAACAACTTCAAACAAGTGTTTACAAACGACAGAAGAGAAATGTCATCCCTGACATGTTGATAGTTGACCTGAATGTACCTAACGCCACAGATGGACTGTAAACATGAAGCTCTAAACTAAATTCTGTGGTAACGTAGCCTGTCAACAATGCAAGTGTGCGTCAACTAGACCTATTTTTTCTTGCCTGTTTTGCTGTGGGGAACTGATAAGGAGGTAACTTGGCCgtaagagaagaaaaagacagttTGTAACTTGTCTTAAAGCCAGTCAGTGGCAGGGATTCCCAACAAGCTGATAGATGCATCACGCTCCAGCATCACCcacacaacaacaactgaaGGTATCTGCAGGCTGCGTGTCACCAAGTATAAGTGATCGGGAAGAGATTCTGTTAAATAACATTTGGGCTCTGTTAGCAACCAGTTTATTGTCCTGTTAGAAGCCTCGTCAGTGCTGCTTACCAGTGatggtgaaaataaatgtctgaACAAATGAATTCAGTATGATATCAGCATTTTCTCTGAGGTAAGCATCGCACACAGGATCTGTTAGATTAAACGAGATGCTCTGCAGAGACTGTGTGGTTTAACAGGGATCCAGgtgaatgaagaaaaatgagTGCCTGTCCATAACGCTCATCAATCAATTAAACAGGTTAATGTagtcaaagtgttttacagatgaCTGATAAGCTGGTaatcagaaattaaaaaagataaaggtaaaaacatgacaatgacaaatgaaatacaaagggaataaaaatgttttaaaacatgaatccaataaaataaataatggccATAAAATATCCTAATATAAGCCAGACTAAAGAGGAAAGTTTTAAGTTTACATTTGAAGATATCAACACTTCCAGCTGCTCGCAAGTCCTCTGGCAGGCTGCTCGGAGCATAAAAACAGAAGCTGCCTCAACAAGAGTTTGTCCTACGCTTTGGAACAACTTAAAGACTTGTGCCACACCGCAAACACATCAGATAAGTAGTGTGATGTAAGACCATGAagatcttaaaaacaaatcttaaaatcaatatGGAAACTGTCAGGCAACCACTGTAAGGACTTAAAAACGGGTGTAATGTGTTCCTCCTACTTCATCAAACTATAAATGTTTAAGTAATCATGACTATAGATGGCTAATTGTTCAACAAATGGTCGCACACACTAGAAGAAGAGCCATAGTGAAGTACAAGCCAAGTTAATCTCTGACAATATGCCTTTTCCACAGCAGATATGTTGACATGTATGTATAGCACAGGTGTAATTGGtcacataaataacataatgcCCACATTTCCTTTTAAGCTGTGCAAGTTTGAGAGCCCTGGAGTTGTGCATGCTGTTTCAGTGATTAACTGGGACACTGAGTTGAACTGATGAATCATAAATGGTCTTAGTAAAACTTGGACTTTTCCTGaaatgacaagtcaaaatgtttgcttttgaaAGGCCCCTTTTAGTGAGATTGGAtgtgtttaaaacaacaaaacaaagagccAGAATTCGTGCCTCTTTTTCAATGACTCATTTCTTTTTAGATGACTGCTCTTACTGAATGCAAAAGTTTTGTTTAACTAAAACAGTCATGCTTAACATCATACCGTCTGTCATTTGTGCCAACGTTTGTCATCCATAATGTTTATCCTTCTGTCTAAACAAATCAACGAGAAATATTTACAGTTATGAACAATTTGTTAGCTAACCGGCCTGTTGGTACTGGTAgtagaatgtaaacataaaagtaaaactttTAGCACATTTGTTAATGTCCAGGAATGTTTATGAAATAACATAACAGATGACTTGTGActctatgagcaggatttgcCTCTTGAGTCAGACTACTTTAATTACATGGCATCATCCTCAcgtttgtttttctcttattttcccAGGAATGGTTTCAGGGAAGGCACCACCCCCAAACCCAGACGTGCTGCAGTGGCCGCCTCCAGCTCAtcc from Thunnus maccoyii chromosome 19, fThuMac1.1, whole genome shotgun sequence includes these protein-coding regions:
- the rpl37 gene encoding 60S ribosomal protein L37; translated protein: MTKGTSSFGKRRNKTHTLCRRCGSKAYHLQKSTCGKCGYPEKRKRKYNWSAKAKRRNTTGTGRLRHLKVVYRRFRNGFREGTTPKPRRAAVAASSSS